The following is a genomic window from Anaerolineales bacterium.
GCCATGGCGGCCGGTAACCCGATCATTTTGCGCCCGGCCAGCGCCACGCCGCTCAGCGCGCTGAAGCTGGGCGAGATCATTCTGGAAGCCGGCTGGCCGGAGGGCGGCTATGCCGTGGTGCCTTCAGCCACCAAGGACGCTGCGCCATTGGTGGAAGACCCGCGTATCAAGCTGCTGACCTTCACGGGCAGCCCGGCGGTGGGCTGGGCGCTCAAGGCCAAGGCCGGCATGAAGCGCGTAACCCTGGAGCTGGGCGGCAACGCCGGCGTCATTGTGCACGACGACGCCGACATTGACTACGCCGCCGAGCGGGTGGCCTGGGGCGGCTTCTCGTACGCCGGCCAATCCTGCATTTCAGTGCAGCGCGTTTACATTGCCCAAAAGGTCTATGAAGACTTCGCCGAAGCCCTGGTCCCGCGTGTAAAAGCGTTGGTGGTGGGTGACCCGCTGGATGAGAAGACCGACGTGGGCCCGATGATCGACGTGGGAGCGGCCGAACGCCTGGACAACTGGGTGGGCGAAGCCAAGACCGGCGGGGGCCAGGTGCTGGCGGGCGGCAGCCGCAAGGGCACGCTGTTCCAGCCCACAGTGCTCAGCTCGATCGACGAGAGTATGTCCGTGTCTTGCCAGGAAGCCTTTGGCCCCATTTTGGGTTTATACCAGTACACTGATGTGCACCAGGCCATTCGCGCCGTGGATAGCAGTGAATTCGGGCTGCAGGCTGGCATCTTTACCCAGAATATGGGCATCATCCACGCGGCCTTTGAGGAAATTGAAGTCGGCGGCTTGATGGTGAACGACGTGTCCACCTTCCGCATGGACCATATGCCCTACGGCGGCGTGAAACAGTCTGGCCTGGGCCGCGAAGGCCTGCGCTATGCGATGGAAGAGATGAGCGAACTCAAACTGCTTACCTTCAACCACCGCAGCTAGAACGAAAATTTCAGCAGGATCTACTAGCTGGCTTTCAGGACGTGCTTTTGCGTTTTGAAAGCCAGTTCTTGTAAGCGGCCCAGCTCAAAATTCAGCAGCACTCCACCGCGTTTGAGGATCTTGCCGCCCACCAGCACCGTGTCCACGTTGCTGGCGTCCATGGCCCAGGCCACCGCGCCAATCGGGTCATTCACCGGCATAACGTTGATGTGGTGCTCCTGCAGCAGGATGATGTCTGCCTGCTTGCC
Proteins encoded in this region:
- a CDS encoding aldehyde dehydrogenase family protein — translated: MESKRLRDSQTRAAEQDAAKTEMGEFGVLLDGKWLKTGDAIGVHSPYDDALVAVVHRAGPEQIEQAIQVATAAFQTTRKMPVWKRAEVLTKVSQGIAARREELARTIALEAGKPIRTARLEVDRATFTFQVAAEESKRIYGEIVPLDWLPGAENRVAHVMHVPLGPIAGIAPFNFPLNLVAHKVAPAMAAGNPIILRPASATPLSALKLGEIILEAGWPEGGYAVVPSATKDAAPLVEDPRIKLLTFTGSPAVGWALKAKAGMKRVTLELGGNAGVIVHDDADIDYAAERVAWGGFSYAGQSCISVQRVYIAQKVYEDFAEALVPRVKALVVGDPLDEKTDVGPMIDVGAAERLDNWVGEAKTGGGQVLAGGSRKGTLFQPTVLSSIDESMSVSCQEAFGPILGLYQYTDVHQAIRAVDSSEFGLQAGIFTQNMGIIHAAFEEIEVGGLMVNDVSTFRMDHMPYGGVKQSGLGREGLRYAMEEMSELKLLTFNHRS